Sequence from the Nocardia cyriacigeorgica GUH-2 genome:
TGCGCACCGCACAAGCGGATGTCACCGATCCGGAGCGCCTGCGGCCGATCGTCGACGGCGCCGAGGCCCTGTTCCTGCACGACACCGGCATGAGCGCACACCTGATGCGCCCGGCGGACATCCTCGATGTGGCCAAGGCCGGCGGTGTCCGGCGCGTGGTGCTGCTGTCGTCGCAGGGCGTGGTCACCCGGCCGGACTCGGTATCGCACGGCGGTGTCGCGCGCGCCTTCGATGCGGCCGTGCGGCAGTCGGGCCTGGACTGGACCATCCTGCGGCCCGGCGCTTTTCACTCGAACGCGTACGCGTGGTCGCCCATGGTGCGCGGTGCCCGGACGGTGACGGCGCCCTACGGTGACGTCGGCCTGCCGACCGTCGACCCGCGCGATATCGCCGAGGTCGCCGCGGCCGCCCTCCGCACCGACGAGCACGCCTGGCAGGTCTACACCCTCACCGGTCCCGAGCTCAGCACGCCGCGCCAGCGGACCGAAGCGCTGGCATCGGCCCTCGGCGAGCCGATCCGGTTCGTCGAACAGACCCGGGCGCAGGCACGGGAGCAGATGCTGGAGTTCATGCCCGAAGCGGTCGTGGAGACCACCCTCGACATCCTCGGCGCACCGACCGACGAGGAACTCCGGATCAGCACCGACGTGACGTCGGTGCTCGGGCGGCCGGCACGACCGTTCAAGGATTGGGCGCAGGCACATATCGCCGCGTTCCGCTGAGCCCGGGTCGCGCTTGTCATCCGGGCCGGGCCACGTCGGCGCAGGTCAGCCGATGTCGATGGGGTCGATCTGCACGCGCAGCGGAGCGTCGGAGCGTTGCGCGCTGCGGACGGCTTGGCCGGCCGCGAGCGAACGGGACAGGGCCGAGGCGTCGCGGCGCGGGGTGCGCAGCAGGATGCGTTCGACCTCGGCGGGGGAATCGCCGGTGAAGGGTTTGCGGGCGAACGGCGGCAGCGGCACCGGGCCGAGCAGATCGGCCGATTCCGGGAGGGTGGCGGCGGCGAGCAGTTCGGTGATGGCCTCGGACGTGCCGTCGATGGCGGCCATGCGGACCGCGGGCGGGAAACCGACCTCCGCGCGGCTGTCGACCTCGGCCCGGGCATGGCCGATCGGATCCCAGCGGATCAGCGCCTGCACGGTCGGGATGGAGGGTTCGGCCATGACCAGCACCTGGCCGTGCGCGCGGACCAGGGCGGCGGCGGTCATCCAGCGGCGCAGGGCATCCTCGGCCGCGCGCAGATCGGCGCGGCCGAGCAGGGCCCATCCGTCGAGCAGCAGGGCGACGCCGTAACCGCCGGGCAGGACGGGTTCGGCCCCCACGGTCGCGACCACCACCTGCGGTCCCGGTTCCACGGTGTCGAGGACCGCACCACCGCCGGAACCACGGATCGGCACCCCGGGAAAGGCCCGGCCGAGTTCCTCCGCGGTCCGGGTCGCGCCGATCACCACCGCGCGCAGGGCCCGCGAGCCGCAGGCGGGGCAGCGGAAACCCGCTTCGGTGCGCCCGCACCAGCGGCAGCCGGGACTGTGCGCGATATCGGCGGATTCCGGACCGGCCTGACGAGGCCGGTCCGGCAGGGCGAGCGGGCCGTTGCAGTGCCGACAGCGCGCGGGCGTCCGGCATTTCCCGCACGCCAGGGCGGGCACGTACCCGCGCCGGGGTACCTGCACCAGCACCCCGGCACCTTCCTTCAGCGCCGAACGGGCCGCGGCGAAGGCGGCGCCGGGTATCCGTACGGCGCGCGCGACGGGATCGCGTTCCAGGGCCAGATCGGTGTCGCCCGGGGCGCTGATCCGCGGCGTGGCCGAACGCAACGTCGCGCGATCGGCGACGAGATCGTGCGCCCAGCCCGAATCGACTACCGCCTGAATCTCGGCGGTGCGCGCGAATCCGCCCGCCACGAAAGCCGCGCCCGTCTCGTGCGCGCGCAACATGGCCACCTCCCGCGCATGCGGATACGGGGCCCGCGGTTCGGCGTAGGTGTCGTCGCCGTCGTCCCAGATGGCGATCAGGCCGAGATCACGGGCCGGGGCGAACACCGCGGCACGGGTACCGACCACCACCCGCGCGGTCCCGCGCAGCACAGCCAGCCAGCGCCGGTACCGCGCCGCCGGCCCGAGCCCCGCCGACAGCCCCACCGCCCGCTCCCCCACCAACCGCTCACATTCGGCCAGCACCCGATCCAGATCCCGCTGATCGGGCACCATGAGCACCGCACTACGACCACCGGCCACCACCACCGCCGCCAACTCCGCCAGCCGCGCCGCCCACTGCTCCCCCGGCAACGCCTGCCACGCGGCCCGCACACCCCTACCCTGCGCCAGCGCCTCGAGGAAGCTCGCGCCGTGCAGGTATCTGTTCCACGGTGCGAGGTCGACACCGGCACGGTCGAGACGAGCGGCGGTGGTCGCCACCCCTTCCGGCACTGACGCGTCGGCGGGCGGGCCGCTCGGGCTCTGCGACGCATCGAGGTCGGCGGCGGGCGAGCTCTCGGCCGATTGCTGCTCCGCCGTGGGCCGATCGCTAC
This genomic interval carries:
- a CDS encoding NAD(P)H-binding protein, coding for MIVVTGATGNVGTPLVGALAAAGAEVTAVSRSVEPGQFGPDVRTAQADVTDPERLRPIVDGAEALFLHDTGMSAHLMRPADILDVAKAGGVRRVVLLSSQGVVTRPDSVSHGGVARAFDAAVRQSGLDWTILRPGAFHSNAYAWSPMVRGARTVTAPYGDVGLPTVDPRDIAEVAAAALRTDEHAWQVYTLTGPELSTPRQRTEALASALGEPIRFVEQTRAQAREQMLEFMPEAVVETTLDILGAPTDEELRISTDVTSVLGRPARPFKDWAQAHIAAFR
- a CDS encoding primosomal protein N' codes for the protein MPIARVLPLLTPAHLDRDFDYLVPPEFDEIAQPGVRVRVRFAGRLVDGYLLDRLAVSDHTGKLMPLDRVVSAERVLTPEILRLITSVATRYAGSRADVLRLAIPPRHARTENGGTARTKPVKSSSLPNNAGGEGVTPAADGAPVQAPTPTQADNLSATSGFDGDARQREIGVGIAPESSTGDSPAPSDDPGSAGQSAVVPNSGVGACESSAQASELAAHPAGDPSVLGVHGNARSDRPTAEQQSAESSPAADLDASQSPSGPPADASVPEGVATTAARLDRAGVDLAPWNRYLHGASFLEALAQGRGVRAAWQALPGEQWAARLAELAAVVVAGGRSAVLMVPDQRDLDRVLAECERLVGERAVGLSAGLGPAARYRRWLAVLRGTARVVVGTRAAVFAPARDLGLIAIWDDGDDTYAEPRAPYPHAREVAMLRAHETGAAFVAGGFARTAEIQAVVDSGWAHDLVADRATLRSATPRISAPGDTDLALERDPVARAVRIPGAAFAAARSALKEGAGVLVQVPRRGYVPALACGKCRTPARCRHCNGPLALPDRPRQAGPESADIAHSPGCRWCGRTEAGFRCPACGSRALRAVVIGATRTAEELGRAFPGVPIRGSGGGAVLDTVEPGPQVVVATVGAEPVLPGGYGVALLLDGWALLGRADLRAAEDALRRWMTAAALVRAHGQVLVMAEPSIPTVQALIRWDPIGHARAEVDSRAEVGFPPAVRMAAIDGTSEAITELLAAATLPESADLLGPVPLPPFARKPFTGDSPAEVERILLRTPRRDASALSRSLAAGQAVRSAQRSDAPLRVQIDPIDIG